GAACTCAATTTCCATTTTCCATAGCATAACTGTAAATTTTCGACCCATCTACACACTCTGCAATGTGAGCTCATATTTGGAGCATTCTCCTTTTGCCTGTTATGTTCCTATAGTACGGGTGAAATACACAATTAACCTTTAAAATGGATAGTCTTAAACTTTTATCTCCATTTATTCATGAACAGACAACTATTGCCCTTCGCTATGGCTGTACTTTTAACTTTCAACCTTAAATTTGACGAGAGAACAAACAGGGGTCAAAAGTTACAGACAATCCGATATTGTGTAGAGATTTACATTTTACAATGTCTGttggggtattatcactttaACCCTtgtcagaaactatttatatttggtagctgaaaaaatatatataaaatttgtataatttttatacaattttacaatttttatagtGCCATTTTCTCATGTTCGTTGGTAAGATCCCCAAAGAAGTTCTCGTTGGGGGGTGGCTATATTTTTTTTCCCCTGCTGTCGGTGGCTATATAGATTTAGGTAAACTACCAGACCAAACGGCAGTTTCCCTTTATTCCTTAATTGTACATTTGTACAAATGCATTTTCTATGGACTAGAATGACTGCATTGTTCATCCTATATATCACCGTGGACCTTTATAGTGTTTGTATGATTAAGCAAATTTTGtaattcagaaagaaaaaaaaaaggcctCATGTGAAACGAAAAaattcatatttgattttttgaATCGATTTCATATTGGATTTTTTGAAATACGAATTCAAGTTTCAAACTGGGTTTATAGCGGAGTGATTTTGATGGGTGAATCTTGGGTAGGTCGCCACGTGTGCTGTGAAAAGTCAGTTAGGGACCATGAAAAATGATGGAAGTGAGCCTACCACTTCTTTTCGTAGTTAAGGTAAAAGCATAAAAGCTATCGGCAGCGCAACAAgtacagcaacaacaacccaatataatcccacttAATGGAGTCTGGGAAgtatagtgtgtacgcagaccttacccctaccctgaggtagagaggctgtttccaaatagacccccggcatccttccctccaagaactttccACCTTGCTCTGAGGatactcgaactcacaacctcttagtTGAAAGTGgaagttgcttaccatcagagcaaccccaccTTGCTCCAAAAGAGCAAAGATTGACTAATTGGCCGGCCCACCTCGAAGCCCCAGCTCCCTTAACGTTCCGACACGTCCCCATCTAACGCCGGTCTTGCACGTTTACCCCCTCCCTTACGTTTTATGTTTTCTACTGCTACTTCAATTGCGCCTTAACCATCCTTcatattttcaattttttctctcttttttccatTTGGCATCTGTGAGGCTTCAATTGCACAAAAAATTATATTCAATGACACTGAAAGTAAATGGtcgagtttttttttttcttcgctTATTTTATGGTGTGAATGTCGAAGATTAGGATAGCAGGGGAAGTGGTCTAGATTGTTTATACCAGTAGTATTAGTACGAACTCTCCCATTCTGTTGATAGTAGGTTTCTTTGACTACTCgacattttctttcattttgatcACTTTATTATCGTATTGTTTTTTTGCTGCTTTACATGGTTTTTTGGTGTTGTCCCTTCTTGCCTATCTTTTAATTAGTGTGGTGCTTATGTTTTTATGCGGTGAGGGTCTATTGAAAACAACATTTCTACCTTTCACAAAGGTAAaaggtaaggtatgcgtacatattaccctccccaaattTCACGATGTGGGATAACACTGGGTatgtaattgttgttgttgtttgcttTCTTTATGGACAAACCTTtaagattaaaaataaaaaatagtgtcCGTAGAACAAGTGAGAGACAACTTCATAAATTTAAAGTTCTACCAAGAAACAACCAGAGTTAAAAACCAAGAATGGTTTCAAAGTACCCAATTTGAGCAAATCACCCACTACGGAAGGTCACTAGCTCaagataaataaacaaaaaaaatgagaaatCAACCTATGACTTATTATTaatgtttttttaattatatttttttttaaaatagtaaaaaatcGTGCAAAAAATtggtaaataaaatataaaacaaTTCTAAGTGTAAGCATGCAAAATTTATTGAATTGAAATTCAATAAAATATTTTGGACTGTACTTTAAATTTAtgttagtccaaataaatattatgggtcAATATGATTAGATTAATTATAttagtccaatatatatggattaaataaataagtcttaatctattgggctagcccatttaattgggctaaagtgatgagcccacttaattaagcccaagatgttatcttcctagaggcccagtttggtgtcatatgtcaaatgacgtggcgcgccaagtcaaatgAAAGAGCCAAAAGAATCGTGccatgtgtcaaaatgacaaggcatgcccagTCACACTAAAAgtccaatgaaatcgcgccacgtgtgcaagtgacatgttctggccaatcaaatgcggccatgtcacgcttcaatttgattggtcggaaagagtttgttcttatcacaactcttcccttccacaactataaataggggtcttcataactcagaaaagacaccagaagttataacaagaagcaagcaggagctcgtggatcaaacgctgcaaattcctccacaagtttcaggcttcaagttcaagttcaagaaatcaagtgcaagttcaagaacgaagaacaaattaaggtcaagttcaagcaatcaagttcaagctcaagaacaagattatcgttcgaggcaacaaatacatattcaagatcaagctcaaaggcccttgaatttatttactattgaaaagaagaatcagaggattcatagagattgtaacactcaaatattcgaaataaaatactacgattgttgcgatatttttcggtcttgattttctcgacgcaaatttattgtctacactaAGTTATTTTCTTCTATTCAAATTATAAATGATCTGAATCACTTACAACTAGGGGTGTCAATAGATATtcgaaaaccgactaaaccgGTCGAACCGTACCGTACCGAATcgatttttaggtttttttttttaaagaaaccataggtttttatataaatttataaccacaccgataattagggtaggttttttattttataaaaataaatcgaaaaaataccgaaccataccgaataaattttatatgcgaaaaatatatttatttagtaagtttaaaaataataataaattaaatttttCTTTGGGACTTGGaattataaaaactattacaagccaacaagtaattaaactcaaaatattaattcctaaaacctattatgctacttctacttaaactaaattatttcaagtatctttattagcaagacacaaagtattctagcgtTTATGAAttgcaaactacaatgtattgaatatatttcctttcatataattttgatttatctttttgaatattttatCTTCTATAGATTTGAGTCACAGTTTGGTTAatatctttcaactcgtgtgatttatattttctttgcctttgtttgtttcttttacgttgttatagaatagttgatggatctatactctagccatcttttattttatttaattcatcaccctttaaacagtaaaaatgtctagagagttttgttAAATCAtataaaagaacgtatgttattgcattctatttCTACTGGTAAATTTTACatgatattttaaaaaaataatgaaaattaactgaaccgtaccgataccgaagagaaaccgacataattgggacggtttcgaaaagtctaattttggttatacataatagaataaccgaaaaattggtatggtataaattttataaaataccGGCCGAatcgaaccattgacacccctacttACTACCATTTATGCCTTAAAATTGcgcggggcgccctatttggtcgccaccatttaacctatacctattttttttaaaacttttaacttgtactcactttttaaacaacttcagccccctttttcctcctccttctcctccttcgttttcttctttcttcttctacaaCGATGACTTCAACATTGCTCTCTTTGATTAATGAAGCTAAATCAAATATACTAATGACTCCCACTTGGATTATTATTATAACATTAAAAATCACCTAGACTGACTACTGAAATGGTTCAATTTTCCTGCAAAATACAAGGGAATCAAAAAGGCAAAGAACTGACTTCCTAAAGAGGCTATTAAACAAAATACATATTCACATCAAGCAACAACAAAGCAGAAAATACAGCCAATGTATACACGATAACAGACACTCGAATAGTTGAACTCTGAGATGTCGGACTGAAAGGTCCAAATGCTGTCGGAGGGAATAGCCCATCTGGAGTCGAACTGTCGAATAAAAGAAAGCAAATTAGCACAGAGAAGCAATTATTTTGTAATTTACCATGCATAAAACATGAGAgcataaaacatgctgaagttaatcaaatatagaacaaaaactTCAACCCTAGAGCTAAAGTTCCCCAGTTACAAAGacaacagttacaaaacaaaaacttcagctctggagctgaacttcaggcccggctactagaatactgaagttttgcgtgattgtctttgctacttcagccccgtatgctgaaattAAGCGAAAAAGCAGGTACCTTTATAATTTTTTtacaaagcggacacaagttaaaacgtgacacaaaaagcggatatagatgcaaatgccccattTATGCGGAAGAAAAAACATGAGAACTCATTAGAAGATAGGTCCTTTTCTCATACTAGAAGTCATTAGAAGTCTCCGTTTCCTTTTGCTTATTAGTCAATTAAAGTTGAAATGTGTTACCGTCAATTTTCAACCGGATTAAGAATAACTTCTGCCAGATTTGTATTATGTGCCCTtcaagtttaaatatttttattttattttctaaaaagcATACAACTAAATATCTTAAGTTCATACTTTATGCTTTTACTAATCAAATTATTCAAAACTAATTGAATAAAATTGCTCAAATAGTCATGGTTCTTGTGGTTTTTTTTgtcataaaaataaaatcaccGAAAAAATGCGATCCAAATAAGAAATGCCCTAGTGTCAAAAATCAATTATGCTATGTTTTCAATATTTGGGATGAAACTTTCGCAGATTAACTTTAGAATAGAGAGCTAAGTCACATAAATTTAATTGTTGCCACAACGAGAAAGTCCAAAATAATTTGTCTGTCTATTTGATGACACTATTATTTTTTACGGAAGTCAAATGAATTTTTATTCTCATTATTATTGTAGACACTGAAATTTTAACAGATCAAgataaatcctaaattcaagacAATTCTTGAAATATTAAGAGTCTATTAGGGTTACTTGATGGCTACTCCACACAAACCCTAATTCATATCTATAAATAAGGCTGCATGTTTCCTTCAAAGGGGATCTCAACAATTCCATAAAATCTCGGAATATGCACAAAGAGATCAAATATGAGATCTATGAAATTGCATGAAACTCTTGAAATATTCGTTAAGAGATCAAAGACATGTCTAATATGTCTTGCTTAAAGTCTTACATTCGAGAAATATGCCGCTAAGGCCCTCGAATCACGTAGAATAAATCGGAGGAAATAATCAAGGGATAAACAGAGTTGTAACCTGCAATGTTTATCAATAAAATCCCTTTTTGTTATTGTAAACAATTATCTTTTCAAATATTTACTAATATCTTAACAGTAGAATATAACagggttaatttttttttttaatagagCATAAAATCCAAATATTATTTCAGAACGATTCAAATAGACCTcagacatccttccctccaagaacttcttacattgctcttggggagactcgaactcacaacctcttggttgaaagtgggggttgcttaccatcataGCAACCGCTCTTGTCCTAGGAAAGTAATGTATAAGTAACATTTATTTCAAAACACAATAAAATTTGTTGCGTATTAATCGGGTTGGATTGGCTCTTTTTGTAATTGACAAGTAACGCTTTGATGACATGGTTACATCACGTGCCACCGCTCTCTTTATTCAGGAGTTTCACTTGTACGCGGCCACAACATGGGCACCACCCCTTCCCTTTgaattctctctttatttttctctATCTATATAAACTCCGTCTTATTTACACCTATTCTCAGAAACTCTCCAATTTATTTACATAACACAAATGGCAAAggcttcttcttctgcttctgtTGCTCCAATTCCTCTTCTGAAAGATGAACTTGACATAGTTATTCCCACTATCAGAAACCTTGATTTCTTGGAGCAGTGGAGGCCTTTTTTCCAGTCTTATCATCTTATTATTGTTCAAGATGGTGACCCTTCTAAGATCATTAAGGTCCCTGAAGGGTTTGATTACGAGCTTTATAATCGTAATGACATTAACAAAATTTTGGGTCCTAAGGCTTCTTGTATCTCTTTCAAGGATTCTGCTTGCCGTTGCTTTGGTTACATGGTGTCTAAGAAGAAGTACATCTACACCATTGACGACGATTGCTTTGTaagatttctctcttttaaaaaaaagattcCTTTCGATTGTGCCACCGCTTTTTGAAATTGTTTTTAGTTGTGTATTTACTGCTCTAGTAGGTTTTTGATCTGCTGAATTTTGTATGTCAAAGATTGGATTTTAATTTCTGACTTGATGTTCTTAAGCGTTATAAAAAGTGGATTTTGGTTTGAATTTTGTTATCCGTCCAGTATGGCACATTGAATTGTGATTTCTTACTCCCATTTTTCGGGGATTAGACGCTCGATCTGCTAACCTATTTAAGAGATTTGGAATGATGTGTTGATCTTTGTTAGTTGTTTAATATACGACTGGATCTGATGTTAATTCTTAATTGTGACTTATTCTGAATGTATAACAGTAAATTTTGTTGCATTGTGTCAAATGCTTGAGGGTCTTCCGGAAACAcagtaaggtctacgtacactcTATTCTCCCATACTCCACTTGTAAGATTAcactgtgttgttgttgttgttgtattgtgTCAAATGCTGGATCTCTAATTGCTCTAAGTCTTTATGATTACTTGATTATATATTTGAAAAGGAAATATTTCTATAGTAGTGTAACTTTGATTGTGGGTATCAACATTTTGGTAATAGGTCTCTTGCTTAATTTTAATGTTTTTAAGTGAGGAGAGAAGTGGTGTATGTGGCATTAATGTATTGGTATTTTTGATTAATTTGCAGGTAGCCAAAGACCCAACTGGCAAGGAAATTAATGCACTTGAACAACACATTAAAAATCTGTTGTCCCCATCAAGTCCATTTTTCTTCAACACATTGTATGATCCGTACAGAGAGGGTGCAGATTTTGTGCGTGGGTACCCATTCAGTCTCCGTGAAGGTGTACCTACTGCAGTTTCACATGGTCTCTGGCTCAACATCCCTGATTATGATGCACCTACCCAACTTGTCAAGCCTCTTGAAAGGAACACTAGGTATCAATGCCATCCTACTTTTTAGAGTTTCTTGATCCTAATTCCTTAATGCCAAGGTCTCTAACTCTTGTGTTGTCTTTTTCAGGTATGTTGATGCTGTTATGACAATCCCAAAAGGAACCCTCTTCCCCATGTGTGGCATGAACTTGGCATTCGACCGTGAGTTGATTGGCCCTGCTATGTACTTTGGACTCATGGGTGATGGACAGCCTATTGGACGTTACGACGATATGTGGGCTGGTTGGTGCACGAAGGTATTGCATTTTCTGCTTTGGTGTGCTTGTTGTTTCCCTTCCTTTTACTTTTCCTAAGCTGAGGGTCTACCAGAAACATTCTCTTTACCTCTTGAAGCTAGGGATAAGGTACACACTACCCTCATCATACCTcacttgtggaattatactgggttttttgttgttgttgttatagagACAAATCCAGAATTTAAATTTAATGAGTTTTAATTGTTATAGACTGAACTGAACTTATTGTGCTTTAAAGTTATCGATTCACAATTAAATGTTTGTTGAATTTTTAGTGTTTTTTCACACATATATGCACATTGTTTAAAGGCTGCATCCGCCTCTGATACTACCTACTGTGTTGTATTGTTTAGTATTTTACGTCAAAGATGAAATGGAATTTTCTTGTTTGTGCAGGTGATCTGTGATCACTTAGGATTGGGAGTCAAGACAGGTCTGCCATACATATGGCACAGCAAGGCCAGCAATCCATTTGTGAACCTCAAGAAGGAATACAAAGGTATTTACTGGCAAGAGGAGCTGATCCCATTCTTCCAATCTGTTGCCCTTCCAAAGGACTGCACCTCTGTCCAAAAATGCTACCTTGAACTCTCCAAACAAGTGAAGGCAAAACTTGGCAAAGTGGATGATTACTTTAACAAGCTGGCAGATGCTATGATCACATGGATTGAAGCATGGGACGAGCTCAACCCATCCGCCGCGGCTGCTGCTGTGAAATTATCCAATGGCAGCTCAAAATAGATAAAATCAGTAGAGTATTTTAACTCATAGTTCGCCTTGGTTATAGGTGCTTGTATTACTATCATCGTCTTCTCAGTTCAAGCTTTTTGTCCTTTTAATTATATTTTGTAGTACGGAGGTTGTTAATCTTGTTATGTCCGGAGAGTTGAGGACAATATCTATGAGACTATGCCATTTAATTTAATCAAAACTAGTAGTAGTATTTATTTCTTACCTGCCGGCTCTTTTGGATATTATAAGCATATTCTTCAGCAAGTTGGcttttgttgtgttcttaaaatTTCCATAATGCAAGGCCAAGAGCAAACTTTCGGAGTGGAAAAGTCAAAAAAGAAACGAAAGGTTGGCCTAAGAAAAATCATCATATTGGGACGCCATAATATTAATAAACCAGTCTGAATAtggaacaacaacaacgacgacccagtataatcccacaagtggggtctggggagggtaatatatacgcagaccttacccctaccctgaagggtagagaggctgtttccaggagaccctcggctcaaaaagcaacaggagccgaaaAAACGAAATAAAACGAAATATGGAACACCTAGACATATACGATTGACTAGGCAATCAATTAGAAATAAAACGAAAAAGATGTTTTAAGAAATAGAATGTAACAGTTGGTCTGGGAAGATATACAGTAGCAAAAAATTGGCATTTCTTTCTCTATTGTTACAGGTAAAACGGGTGGGAAAATAGGAAAGTTTAAGCTGATCAAAatattgagattttgaagaaaatatAGTTCGCATAGATCTCTGGAAATAAAAAGTTTTCAAATGGAAAAGAGTGTCAAAGCCATTCGTATTAAAAACAAAAGAAACGCCGTTGCCGGGGATCGAACCCGGGTCACCCGCGTGACAGGCGGGAATACTCACCACTATACTACAACGACTTGGTGATAAACTATTAACACACATTTATGTTGATATATAACTGCAATATTACACCAAATGGCCGAATGGCGCTCCTCGGCATTAAAATTTCTTCCTTCCCTTGCTTCATTTGACATAAGAAAAAAGAAAGTTGGGAGGTAGCTAGGGGCATAATTTTCTTCTGCGATCAACCAAAATTCACACCATTTCACCTATAACATGATTTTGTGCATATACTGTTTTTGGCGAATCGAGAAGAAAAAGTTTCCAAAGCACACAAATCATGCAATTCATCAAATTGTTCATGAAGTGTTATAGAAATAACAGAATATGGGACGGAATAATTAGGCCTTGATAGTGTAGTCactgtccttaaggaatttaagcCTCCCAATTACGTTGCTGCAGGtagggtgttcataaaaatccgaaaacccgaaccaaaccaaATCGACCAAAAAAAAactcgatactttttggtttggtttggttttaaaatttaaaaaccgatcaaatttggtttggttttggttttaattaaaaaaaatcgaaccaaaccgaatataggagtaactattttaaatttattattacgcATATAtaaatgtatatttttatacaaagttttaaaatttttatagtaaatattaatcgtttgcacttttagtacagttctttacctttacattctagtttaattagtagttttcttttgttgagtgtaagaatctattttatgttaaaaataatatatttttaattgagtccttaaattattcatcactatttgactcaagtatcatcaatatatcttggtaaataatagatttctcaaagggcaattgatttgatagtgttacgttgaaaatatgGTCGCTGAAATGTGTGTttagtagtgtatgtcttatatttaagaaaaaaccgacaaataaccgaaaaaccgacataaaccggattgagaaaaaaccgacttaattggtttggtttggttctaatatttgaaaaatcgatttactttgtttggtttctttttagggaaaaaccgatccaaaccgaaccatgaacacccttAGCTGCAGGGATTATGGCAGAATTCCTCCAGGATTCTACAAAGCCTCTgaaattcaagtttcagcaattaaCTCGAATTTCCCGCAAGAACAAAATAGTTGTGAGTTGCAGAAAATAAGTAGAAGAGAAAGAGATGAAAATTTTCCAGATGATTTCGTTTTGGAGATGAAATAGGTATTTATAATACCTCTTGGAGCATGTTGGAATTAACAGACTCATCTCTTCATAACATGCACCTTTTAAAACCAATAGTCACCTTCTtttgaatttaaaaaaatattaaaacatttTTCAATATTGACTATTAATAATATAGTCAAATTCCAATTTCCCtccaaaacaccctcaaaatattcaaactaTATAAGATAGTTCTTTTAAA
This sequence is a window from Nicotiana sylvestris chromosome 3, ASM39365v2, whole genome shotgun sequence. Protein-coding genes within it:
- the LOC104211379 gene encoding UDP-arabinopyranose mutase 3 yields the protein MAKASSSASVAPIPLLKDELDIVIPTIRNLDFLEQWRPFFQSYHLIIVQDGDPSKIIKVPEGFDYELYNRNDINKILGPKASCISFKDSACRCFGYMVSKKKYIYTIDDDCFVAKDPTGKEINALEQHIKNLLSPSSPFFFNTLYDPYREGADFVRGYPFSLREGVPTAVSHGLWLNIPDYDAPTQLVKPLERNTRYVDAVMTIPKGTLFPMCGMNLAFDRELIGPAMYFGLMGDGQPIGRYDDMWAGWCTKVICDHLGLGVKTGLPYIWHSKASNPFVNLKKEYKGIYWQEELIPFFQSVALPKDCTSVQKCYLELSKQVKAKLGKVDDYFNKLADAMITWIEAWDELNPSAAAAAVKLSNGSSK